The following is a genomic window from Geminicoccus roseus DSM 18922.
CCCGATCCTGGCGGTCGACAAGGTCCGCCATGTCGGCGACCAGGTCGCCTTCGTGGTCGCCGAGACCATCGAGCAGGCCAAGGACGCGGCCGACCTGATCATGGTCGACTACGACACCAAGCCGGCCGTGGCCGACATGCTCAAGGCGATCGAGCCGGGCGCGCCGCTGGTCCACGACAGCACCAGCTCCAACTTGTGCTTCGACTGGATGCACGGCGATGCCGGCGCCACCGACCAGGCGTTCGCGTCGGCCGCCAAGACCGTCAAGATCGACCTGATCAACAACAAGGTCATCGCGAACTCGATGGAGCCGCGCGCCTGCGTGGCGGAGTGGGATGCCGCCGAGGGCAAGCTCACCATGCATGCCGGCACCCAGGGCGGCTGGATGTTCCAGGACATGCTGGCCGAGCAGGTCCTCAAGCTGCCGAAAGACAAGGTCCGGGTGATCACGCCGGACGTCGGCGGCGGCTTCGGCATGAAGGGCTTCTTCTACACCGAGTACGCCATGGCCGCCTGGGCCGCGCGCAAGACCGGCCGCCCGGTCGCCTGGATCTCCGAGCGCGCCGAGGGCTTCCTGTCAGACGTGATGGGCCGCGACCACGTCACCACGGCCGAGCTGGCGTTCGACGCCAACAACAAGGTCCAGGCGATGCGCGTGACCGTGCATGCCGGCATGGGCGCGTACCTGTCGATGTTCGCGCCGTTCATCCCGACCTATGCCGCGCTGAAGGTCCTGCCCGGCGTCTACGACATCAAGGCGCTGACCTACCGGGTGAAGGGCATCTTCACCCACACCACCCCGGTGGACGCCTATCGCGGCGCCGGCCGCCCGGAATCGATCTACTGCGTCGAGCGCCTGATGGACGCCGCGGCTCGCCAGTTCGGCGTGGACCCGGTGGAGCTGCGCAAGCTGAACTACATCAAGCCCGAGCAGATGCCGTACACCACGCCCGCCGGCGAGACCTACGACACCGGCGAGTTCGCCAAGGTCACCGACATGACCATGGCCAAGCACGGCTATGACGGGTTCGCCTCGCGCAAGGCGCAGAGCGAGGCCAAGGGCCTGCTGCGCGGCCTGGGCCTCGCCTACTACATCGAATCCACCATGGGTAACCCCGAGGAAGCCGCGGCGATCAAGTTCGTCGACGACGGCACCGTCGAGGTCTGGGTCGGCACCCAGACCAACGGCCAGGGCCACGAGACCGCCTACGCCCAGGT
Proteins encoded in this region:
- a CDS encoding xanthine dehydrogenase family protein molybdopterin-binding subunit produces the protein MAKFGFGQSVKRVEDVRLIKGEGRYTVDVSIPGQAVGFVLRSPVAHATITSIDTSAAESAPGVLAVITGKELAAAGANNLPCLVPMKNVDGTDRADPGRPILAVDKVRHVGDQVAFVVAETIEQAKDAADLIMVDYDTKPAVADMLKAIEPGAPLVHDSTSSNLCFDWMHGDAGATDQAFASAAKTVKIDLINNKVIANSMEPRACVAEWDAAEGKLTMHAGTQGGWMFQDMLAEQVLKLPKDKVRVITPDVGGGFGMKGFFYTEYAMAAWAARKTGRPVAWISERAEGFLSDVMGRDHVTTAELAFDANNKVQAMRVTVHAGMGAYLSMFAPFIPTYAALKVLPGVYDIKALTYRVKGIFTHTTPVDAYRGAGRPESIYCVERLMDAAARQFGVDPVELRKLNYIKPEQMPYTTPAGETYDTGEFAKVTDMTMAKHGYDGFASRKAQSEAKGLLRGLGLAYYIESTMGNPEEAAAIKFVDDGTVEVWVGTQTNGQGHETAYAQVFADALGIDMENIRVKQGDTDVVKFGGGTGGSRSLTAQGVAIRAGAREVIKKGIEAAASHFETAAADISYEDGTFKVAGTDKQIDLFTLAKTVRSSGVNIDGLNADVKIKLDAWTFPNGCHIAEVEVDPDTGVTKVDRYTVIDDFGKVLNPMLVAGQVHGGVAQGIGQALFEQVVYDDSAQLISGSFMDYTMPRADNLPNFDTDTYEVLCKNNEMGVKGCGEAGSVGACGAVMNALLDALSPLGVERVDMPATPETVWKLIQAAQTKKAA